TGGTCCCCGGTGATCATAATCTTTGAGTGCGGCTATCAATGCTTGTTGGCCTATAAAATAACCACTTCCTTCATCGCCTAATAAATAGCCCCATCCTCCGGATCTAAACAATTGGCCTGAGTCGTCTACCCCAAAACAAATTGACCCGGTTCCGGATATAGTAATGATACCTTCCCTTCCGATAAATGCCCCGATCAGTGCAACATATGCATCGCTGGTAACAAAAACCTTATTCTCAAACCCTAAAGACTCAACTGCTTTTTGTGCCCTTTTTTGATCTGGTTCCCGTCCTGCTCCGGCAAGCCCAAGCGACCAAAACACAATTTCTTCTGGTTTAAGTTTTCGTTTTTCAATAAAACTCGTAACTAAAGTTGAACAAACTTCTTTGACTCCTGTTTCTCCAACAACTAATATGTTAGATGGACCCGCTTCGGTGGTGCAGATTGTTTTTCCGTCCAGATCACTTAAAACCGCTTTTGTTTTAGTTCCCCCGCCATCGATTCCGATTAAATATTGCATAATACTCTAAACTAAATAATTCAACAGCGGATAACACTGAAAAAAGTTATAAAGCCTGTCTTTTATCTTGATTTCCTTTTGGAGGGTTCTAATTACTTTGTTGTTTTAGCTTATTGTTTTGTACAAAACATTTTCAGTGTTCTTCGATCAAAAAGGGAAAGCTAAATCAAATTTCCTTTTTTCATATGATTGGTTATCCAGGCCGCAACCATTGCTTTTATCAGTGCTCCCGGTATAAACATAACAAAACCTACCATCAATGCTTTTTTTAGTGGGAGATGATTCCCCATATATAGCTTTGAAATTAGCCATAAATAAGGGACTCCCAAACCAAAAATCCAAATTTGCCCAATAACATTAATAATAAAAATCCTCCTAAAACTCTTTTTGTTTTCTTTTTCTCTGTCTATCCTTTTGCCGACCCAATAGGCACATATTGGAAACGAAAGTAAATATCCAAATGTGGGGGTAAAAACAACTCCCAAACCTGATGTTCCGGCAAAGACCGGAAAGCCGATTAATCCTAAGGCGAGATATAACAACATGCTATAACCGCCCCAAATAGCGCCCAATAAATTCCCCGATAATAATACAAATAACGTTTGCAACGTAAAGGGAACCGGAAACATTGGAATACGGATTTGTGCACCCACCGCAGTTAACGCAGCCATAAAACTGGAAAGGATTAATAATTTTAGCGGTGTGTTGACACCGGATTTGATTATATTCATAGAAATCTGTTGAAATTTATGTTGTTTCGTTACAAAATTAAGGTTTAATCCAAATCAATTCAACTGGTATACCATTGCTTTTAACAATCAAAATATTTTCTTTAACCCAGCAAAAACTTAATTTTTGGGTTAGCTCAGCACTTTTAGGGATTATCTTTCTCTTTCACACCACCGATGTCGGTGCATTTCAGCCCAGTAAAATTTCGCTGCCTACAAATTCCAAAAGCTTACAAACGGAGCTACTTTTTCCTCGTTATAGAAATTTAGAACCCAGAATTGCGTTGGTTCTTAGCGGCGGTGGTGCCCGGGGTATTGCTCACATCGGTATATTAAAAGTTCTTGAAGAGAACAATATCCCGATTCATTATATTGCCGGAACAAGTATGGGTAGTATTGTGGGAGGACTATTTGCTTCCGGGTACTCGGCTGACGAAATTTGGCAACAGTTGAGCAGCATTCTTTGGCAAGAAATCATCGAAGATAAACCACAACGAACAAGCCTGCTCTTTTCAAAAAAACAATCCGAAAACCGTCACTTGCTTCAAATTCGTTTAAAAGGCACAAAACCCTATATACCCCCGGCAATTTCTCCTGGCCAAAAAATGTATAACCTGCTTTACCAGTTGGTTCTCAACGCGCCATATCATGCAACAAATAATTATGATAACCTGAAAATACCCTTCCGTTCTGTTGCAACTGATTTAATCCGTGGAAAGACTGTTTTGTTTGATCATGGAGATCTTGCTCAAGTGATGTTGGCAAGTTCGGCCATTCCATTATTATTCTCTCCGGTTTCGATAGATACCTTCCTGCTTGTAGATGGCGGCGTTTTAGCAAATATCCCAGTTCCAGGAATAGTAGAATTTAATCCTGATTTGATCATTTCTATCGATACGACTTCTCCCCTTCGACCAAAAGATAAAATCCTTTTACCCTGGCAATTAGCCGACCAGGTTACAACCATTATGCAAGTCAGCCAGAAAAACAAAGCAAGAAAAGAGTCGGATATTGTAATAACACCAATTTTAAGGAATCGTACGAATACGGATTTTGATAGTCTCGAAATCGTTTACCAAGCCGGTATTGATGCATGCCGGAAATCTATCGGGACAATCAAAAAGGCAATTCAAAACATCGTAACAACCGAAAATTTTCTAGATAAAAAATATTACATTGCCAACCTCACGGTTAACGGCTCACACAGTTTTGAGAAAAATGGTTTTTTACCGGAAGTCGGGACCTCCGTAGAAAAAAACAAACTCTTAGATACATTTCAATCTCTATATAATTCCGGTCTTGTTGATTCCGTATACGGTTTGGAAGTAGATTCAAATGCGGTTGAAATCTTCGTTACATTTTCTCCTATTTTAGAAGAAATAAAATTTACTAACAACCAACAACTGTCAGATAGTCTTCTCGCTTCGATAATGAGAAACAAAAAGGGTAAGTCATTTAATATTCACACATGGCAGCTGGATCGTGAAGACATTTTAAAACTCTATCGAAAGAATGATTTTCCACTAGCCAGAATTTATAAGGAAACTTTGGATCGTTCTTTGGGCATTCTTTCCATCTTTATTGATGAAGGAAAAATCGAATCCGTCAATTTATCCGGAAACAAGAGAACTCGTTCTTCTATTATTCTGAAGGAATACGGTTTAAAAAGGGGTGATTATTTTCGTAACTCCTTGTCCCTTAAAGGGGTAACAAATCTTTACGGAATGGGGCTTTTTGATCGTGTTCAACTTGAATATACCTGGCGTAATGATAAACTTTATCTAAATTTACGCGTTGGAGAAAGACCGTCAACTTTAGTAATTTTAAGTTATAATTTCAGCAAGGATTACGAATTTCAATCTCTTTTTCAATGGCTCGATCACAATCTTTTCGGACTTGGTAATCAAATTAAGATCGGTGGAATTGCCGGAAAAAGACACCTTTCCGGAGATTTAGAAATTCAGTTTAATCAAATATTCAACTCAGATTTTTCATTTCAATTCCATAATTACTCTTTTCAAAAACGATTGTATGCTTTTTCACAAGGAGATATTTCCGGTGAGTATAAAGAACAACGCACCGGACTTCGTGCTTCATTTGGAAAACAGTTAAGGCGAGACGGCCTTTTGTCAACCGAATTCAGCGTAGAAAAAATTCGGCTGAAACCTGTCTTTGGATTCGGTTTTCCTGATTATAAGGACACCCTTGTTAGCCTAAAATTACAGTGGGTTGTTGACTCACTTGACAAATTGCCCTTTCCCAAAAATGGAAGATACAATCTGTTTTATTATAAAATGTCCCCCCAATTTTTTGGTAATAGAAAATCGTTTTTTAAAATCTATTCCAGGTTCGAATCTTACTATAGCTTTTTAAAACGATGGACCGTTAGTCCAAAAATTGTTTGGGCTGCTGCGGAGAATACGACACCCTTCCCGGAATTTTTCGATATGGGAAACAATGATCACTTTTATGGGTTTCGTTTAAATGAACTTCGCGGCCGGAGATTAATCCGAGCGAATTTGGAATTGCGCTATTTTATGCCGAGTAAAATACCAATTGATACTTATTTCTCTATTCGATACGATTTGGGGGCAATATGGAAAAACAGTTCAGATCAAATTGTAAGCAAGGATTTTATATCTGGGATTGGCGCTAAAATTTCTTTCGATTTAATCCTTGGTATCTTTTCTTTCAGCTATGGTGAAAATTCGAAGAATGGAAAAGACCTTTCTTTTGATTTAGGCTTTCAATTTTAAGACAGAAACGGCAATTCTTCAACTATAAATAGTACTGATTCATTTTGAAAATTCAATTTCTTTTATGATCGTTGTATTGAAGCTTTATCGTAACATTCTGGTAACTTCTATTTATTAAAAACAGCTTCTTTTATAGGTAAAAGTAGATTCTCTACGACGGAAAGTCCCACAATTTTTTTGAATGACATATTCTAGCTCTTTGGGGGGAATCCAATGCACTCTCGATAAACAACTGTATTCTCCGCGAACTCTGCATTAATATCTCGGTTCCTGAGAAATACTGTACCTGCCTAACTCTCCTCACCTTCCATTAAAGCGGCAACATCAGCCACTTTATCTCCTGGGTTTAGCCTGATTAGTCGAACGCCCTGTGTGTTTCTGCCAATAATCGGAATGGTCTTAATCGGTAAACGTATGATGAGACCATTAGATGTAATAATCATCAAATCTTCCGTTTCGTAGACACAACGAATTGAAACCAACTTACCTATTTTTTCCGTGGTTTTGACAGCGATTACACCTTTTCCGCCACGACGAGTAATTCTGTAATCTGGTACATTACTTCGTTTTCCATAGCCATTTTCAGACACTACAAGAAGAGTTGCTCCGCGCATGACAGTTACCATTCCAATCACCTGATCGTCCGAAGCTAATTTTACTCCCTTTACACCAGCAGCGGTTCGTCCCATGTTTCGAACTTCTTTTTCGGCAAATCTTACCGCTTTGCCTTTTTTGGTGGCCAGAATAATTTCCTGTGTTCCGTCTGTCATTTTTGCATCGATCAGCCTATCCTCTTCTCTAATAGTAATAGCGGCAATACCACCACGCCGAGGTTTACTGAAAGCGCTTAATTTGGTTTTCTTAATAATACCTTTCTTTGTGGCAAAAACAATACTGTGTTTATCATCAAATTGTCTCACCGTAATCGCTGCTCGAACGAATTCGTTCTTATTCAGTTGCAGTAAATTTACAATGGCCCGCCCCTTGGTTGCACGGCCTGATTGGGGAATATCATAAACTTTTTGCCAATAACACCGACCTTCTGTCGTAAAGAACAGAACGTAGTGGTGAGTGGAAGCCACGAATAATTGTTCGACAAAATCTTCTTCCGTATTGGAAGCACCGGTGGAGCCTTTACCTCCCCGAATTTGCCTTCTATAACCGGTAACCGGGAATCGTTTGATAAAACCTCTATGAGAAATTGTAACGACCATATCCTCTTCGGCAATCAAATCTTCCAGATCAAATTCTTCTACAATGTGGAAAATCTCGGTTCGTCTTGCATCACCAAATCTATCTTTTAGCTCCAAAAGTTCATCTTTAATAATTTTCATTCTTAATGCTTTGCTTTCCAAGACACTTTTCAAAAGTGCGATTTGTTTTATTATCTCCAAGTTTTCATCTTCTATTTTCTTTCTTTCCAGGCCGGTCAATCTCTGTAAACGCATTTCTAATATTGCCTGTGCCTGTATTTCGGAAAGCTTAAATTGTTCCATTAAATTTTCTTTTGCATCACTTGGATTCTTAGATTTTTTAATGAGTGCAATGATCGCATCAATATTGTCTAATGCGATTTTTAAACCTTCCAAAATGTGGGCGCGTTTTTCCGCTTTCTCCAGGTCAAATTGTGTTCTTTTTACTACTACTTCATGGCGAAAATCAATAAAATGCTGGAGTGCTTCATGTAAATTAAGTGTCTTGGGTTCGCCGTTAACTAATGCAAGAAGATTCACCCCAAAGGTCGTTTGCATTTGTGTATGCTTATATAGTTGATTTAACACGACTTCTGCTACTGCATCCCGCTTTAAATCCAGGACAATACGCATTCCGTCACGATCCGATTCGTCCCTGATATCACTAATTCCTTCAACTTTTTTCGTCTGAATCAAGTGAGCTATTTTTTCTTGCAATCTTGCTTTATTCACCTGGTAGGGTAACTCGGTTACAATAATACTTTCTTTACCGTTTTTATTTGTTTCAACATTAGCCCGTGCCCGCAAAATGACCCTACCCTGACCTGTTTCATAAATTTGCTTTAATTCCCTGCTTCCATAAATAATCGCTGCTGTTGGAAAATCCGGGCCTTGAATAGCTGTCATTAAACGATCTAAATCTGCTTCCGGTTCATCTATTAAAATGATTAATCCATCGATAATTTCGTTTAAGTTATGAGGCGGAATATTTGTGGCCATTCCGACAGCAATTCCGGTTGCTCCATTCACAAGTAAATTTGGAAAGACCGATGGTAAAACCGTCGGTTCTTCTAAGGTTTCATCAAAATTCGGAATAAATTTAACCGTGTTTTTTTCAAGATCCCGCAAAATCTCCATTGAAATCTTCGATAATCTAGCTTCGGTATACCGCATAGCTGCCGGTGAATCACCATCTACAGAACCAAAGTTTCCTTGACCATCAACCAGTGGATACCGAAGAGAAAATGTTTGGACCATTCTTACCATACTATCATAAACTGCTGTATCGCCATGGGGGTGGTACTTTCCTAGAACCTCGCCAACAATCCTTGCACTTTTTTTATAAGCTTTATCCGGGGTTAAACCCAAGTCTCGCATACCATATAAAACCCTCCTGTGTACCGGTTTCAATCCATCACGAACGTCCGGCAACGCTCGAGCAACAATCACGGACATCGAATAATCCAAATAGGACTTTTTCATCTCTTCTTCGATATAAACCGGAATGACTCTATTTCTATTTTCAGACATTATTTATCTAAAATCTCCTGTAATTCTTCTTTATTAAACATCTAGGTTTTGTACATATTTAGCATTTTCTTCAATAAATTTTCTGCGAGGCTCTACTTTATCTCCCATCAATGTATTGAAAATATGATCTGCTTCGAAAGCCTCTTCAATTGTTACTTGGAGGATTGTTCGATTATCCGGATCCATCGTTGTATGCCAAAGTTGATCCGGATTCATTTCACCAAGACCTTTGTATCTTTGAATGGTTATGGATTTTTTATTTACCTTTTTGAAATACTCATCTCTTTCATCATCATCGTAAGCATAAAATTCTTCTTTGCCATTTTTAATTCTATATAAAGGCGGCTGGGCAATATAGATTCTGCCTAACTCTATTAATTCTTTCATGTAACGAAAGAAAAAGGTTAATAACAATGTTCGGATATGAGCCCCATCCACATCGGCATCGGTCATTATAATAATTTTATGATAACGTACTTTTTCTGGGTCAAATTCATCTGTACCTATTCCGGTACCTAGGGCTGTAACCAGGGTTCGAATTTCATCATTTGCAACAATCTTATCCAACCGCGTTTTCTCAACATTTAATATTTTACCCTTAAGTGGCAATATTGCCTGAAACCTTCTATCCCGACCTTGTTTCGCCGAGCCGCCTGCAGAGTCACCCTCAACCAGGTAAATTTCGGTATGTTCCGGATCTCTTATTGAACAATCGGCAAGCTTGCCCGGTAAACCGCTGCCCTCCAACGACGTTTTTCTTCGTGTTAATTCTCTGGCCTTTTTTGCTGCATCCCTGGCTCGTGCGGCAATAACACATTTTTCTACAATTCTTTTCAGAATTGGTGGATTTTGTTCAAAAAAGAGTCCCAGTTTTTCACCGCATATAGATTCTACTATTCCTCTAACTTCACTATTGCCGAGCTTTGTTTTTGTCTGGCCCTCAAATTGTGGATCTAATACTTTGATGCTGATAACAGCTGTTAATCCTTCGCGAACATCTTCTCCCGTTAGCGCTGCATCATCATTTTTAAGAAGATTATTTTTATTGGCATAATTATTAATGGTTCGTGTTAAAGAAGTCTTAAAACCAACAAGATGCGTTCCTCCTTCTTGAGTTGGAATATTGTTTACATACGAAAATATATTTTCAGTGTAAGAATCATCATATTGAAGGGCTATTTCAACATCCACATCATCACGGGATCCATGAAAATATATAGGTTGTTTATGAATTGTATTCTTGTTTTCTTCTGAATAATGAATGAAATCAATTAATCCGCCTTCATAATGAAATTCTTCTTTTTTATCCGTTCGCTCATCCGTAACGTAAAAGGTAACTTCTGAATTTAAAAAAGCCAGCTCCCTTATTCGCTGGATTAAAATCTCATATTGAAAACTTACTTTACTAAATATCTTCGAATCTGCCAGAAAATGTATTTTGGTACCTGTTTTTTTTCGTGAACCGGTTACCCTTAATGGAGTACTTACTTTACCTCTCTTAAAATCAATCGAATATATTTTCCCATCCCTGTAAACTTCAACCTTCAACCATTCTGATAATCCATTAACAACAGAAACACCGACACCATGCAAACCACCCGAAACTTTATAGGAGGATTGATCAAACTTACCACCGGCATGTAAGGTTGTCATTACAACTTCAACAGCGGGCTTTTTCATTCCAGGATGAATATCTACAGGTATTCCCCGGCCATTATCTATAACAGTAATGCTTTCATCCTTGTGAATTGTTAGATAAATCCTATTGCAAAATCCCGCCATCGCTTCATCAATACTGTTGTCGAGAACTTCATACACCAAATGATGCAAGCCTCTTTGAGATATGTCGCCAATATACATTGCCGGTCTTTTTCGAACTGCTTCCAAACCTTTCAAAACGGTTATCTTATCTGCATCATATGTCGTTTGTTTGGATAACTTTGTCTCTTTTTCCTTTACTACCATAGTCTCTTGCTTTCCTTCCGTTAAACAAAAATAATATCTTTTATAAAATCACTGCCAACTTGGTTATTAATATTTTTTTTAATTTCCAATCTGAGTAACATAAGCTCTGTTCGCCAACTATTGTTTAGTACCTGAACAAATAATTTTCCATCAGACACTTTGATGGCTTTAGTAACTTTTGAAATTCTTGTTCCTACAACATTATTCCATTCTTTTACTGTCTGCCCTTCGAGAACTATTTTTTCCAGTTCATATTTCTTAATGATATTTTTAATGATATCATTAATCGCAGAAAAATTATTTTGAACCATCGTTAATTATTCTGTTCCAAAACTTTATCCTCAAAAGACTCGCTTTGAATATTGATATATTCAATTTTTTTGTTATAAATCGGTTTAAGTTCGATGCTAATATCACTTTGGTGAGTAGACAAAAAAATTTGTTTTAGTTCCAAAAAATATTCCGTAACCGCTTTTTCCCTTATTTCGTCAATTTCACTATAAACATCATCTAATAAAAATATAGGATTTTCAAGTTTCTTATCCCTTAAAATTTTGAACTCTGCAATTTTCAATGACAATAAAAAACAGCGATGCTGGCCTCTCGATGCATATTTACGAACTTCATGTTCATCAATAAAAAAAGTTATTTCATCCAGGTGTGGTCCTATAATTGTACTGCCCCTGATTATTTCCAAATTTCTATTTTTTTCCAACACCTCTTTGAAATCCTGATAATCATTTAAATCAAGATCAAAATTTGGTTTATAACTAATAGAAAAATTTTCTACATACGAAGTTATTTCCTTATGAATTGGAATTGCATACAATTCTAAATCTTTCAAAAATTCCTTTCTCTTCAACGAAATGGCTTTCGATTTGTGAAACAATTCTTCATCCCATGGTTCAATTTTATCTAAAAATTTATACCTGCTTTTTTTCGCATCCTGCAAAATTTTATTTCGCTGTTTCAAAATCCGAACATATTCTTGTAAAAGTTTAAAGTAATCTTTATCAAGTTGGGACAATACGAAATTTATAAATCTTCTTCGCTCAAATGGTGGGCCAGAAGTTATCGAATCATCTTCCGGTGTTAATATTACAATCGGAAATGATCCAATCAATTCAGACAATGATTCAATTTTAGAATGATCAATTCTAATTTGCTTTCCCAATTTTGTATCATAATAAATCTGAATATTTTTCTCTATACCACTGTCTAAATAAATATTTGCTGTTAATCTAAAATTGTCTTTTTGAAATTGAATTAAATTAGCATCATTTCGTGTACGAAAACTTTTACTCAAACAAACAACAGAAATAGCTTCCAATAAATTGGATTTTCCAAAACCATTTAAACCATAAACGACATTTATAGAATCACAAAAATTATATTTTTTGCTGGAAAAATTTCTGAAATTTTCAACATTCAAATTCCTTAAAATCAATAAACGCTCCGTTAGTCAGAAACGGAATAACTGCTTTCATCAATAGCAGTTGTCTTATTTTCAGCAGAATTTTCTGTTTTATAATTTTCATTTAACCTGACAGGCATTAGCAACATAAGTAAATCTTCATTTTCTTTTTGCTGCATCGGTAAGATCATCGTAGCAGTAATAGAAGTGTCCAACAAAATCCTGGTTTGTTCCGTATCAACATGTTTTAAAACATCCAAAAAATATTGAGAGTTAAATGCAATATTTAAAGGATCTCCTTCTAATTCTCCATCTAATTCTTCCCGGCCTTCGCCGCCAACATCAATATCCTGAGATGAAACTTCAA
This is a stretch of genomic DNA from candidate division KSB1 bacterium. It encodes these proteins:
- a CDS encoding biotin transporter BioY; amino-acid sequence: MNIIKSGVNTPLKLLILSSFMAALTAVGAQIRIPMFPVPFTLQTLFVLLSGNLLGAIWGGYSMLLYLALGLIGFPVFAGTSGLGVVFTPTFGYLLSFPICAYWVGKRIDREKENKKSFRRIFIINVIGQIWIFGLGVPYLWLISKLYMGNHLPLKKALMVGFVMFIPGALIKAMVAAWITNHMKKGNLI
- a CDS encoding patatin-like phospholipase family protein, which codes for MLLTIKIFSLTQQKLNFWVSSALLGIIFLFHTTDVGAFQPSKISLPTNSKSLQTELLFPRYRNLEPRIALVLSGGGARGIAHIGILKVLEENNIPIHYIAGTSMGSIVGGLFASGYSADEIWQQLSSILWQEIIEDKPQRTSLLFSKKQSENRHLLQIRLKGTKPYIPPAISPGQKMYNLLYQLVLNAPYHATNNYDNLKIPFRSVATDLIRGKTVLFDHGDLAQVMLASSAIPLLFSPVSIDTFLLVDGGVLANIPVPGIVEFNPDLIISIDTTSPLRPKDKILLPWQLADQVTTIMQVSQKNKARKESDIVITPILRNRTNTDFDSLEIVYQAGIDACRKSIGTIKKAIQNIVTTENFLDKKYYIANLTVNGSHSFEKNGFLPEVGTSVEKNKLLDTFQSLYNSGLVDSVYGLEVDSNAVEIFVTFSPILEEIKFTNNQQLSDSLLASIMRNKKGKSFNIHTWQLDREDILKLYRKNDFPLARIYKETLDRSLGILSIFIDEGKIESVNLSGNKRTRSSIILKEYGLKRGDYFRNSLSLKGVTNLYGMGLFDRVQLEYTWRNDKLYLNLRVGERPSTLVILSYNFSKDYEFQSLFQWLDHNLFGLGNQIKIGGIAGKRHLSGDLEIQFNQIFNSDFSFQFHNYSFQKRLYAFSQGDISGEYKEQRTGLRASFGKQLRRDGLLSTEFSVEKIRLKPVFGFGFPDYKDTLVSLKLQWVVDSLDKLPFPKNGRYNLFYYKMSPQFFGNRKSFFKIYSRFESYYSFLKRWTVSPKIVWAAAENTTPFPEFFDMGNNDHFYGFRLNELRGRRLIRANLELRYFMPSKIPIDTYFSIRYDLGAIWKNSSDQIVSKDFISGIGAKISFDLILGIFSFSYGENSKNGKDLSFDLGFQF
- the gyrA gene encoding DNA gyrase subunit A, which codes for MSENRNRVIPVYIEEEMKKSYLDYSMSVIVARALPDVRDGLKPVHRRVLYGMRDLGLTPDKAYKKSARIVGEVLGKYHPHGDTAVYDSMVRMVQTFSLRYPLVDGQGNFGSVDGDSPAAMRYTEARLSKISMEILRDLEKNTVKFIPNFDETLEEPTVLPSVFPNLLVNGATGIAVGMATNIPPHNLNEIIDGLIILIDEPEADLDRLMTAIQGPDFPTAAIIYGSRELKQIYETGQGRVILRARANVETNKNGKESIIVTELPYQVNKARLQEKIAHLIQTKKVEGISDIRDESDRDGMRIVLDLKRDAVAEVVLNQLYKHTQMQTTFGVNLLALVNGEPKTLNLHEALQHFIDFRHEVVVKRTQFDLEKAEKRAHILEGLKIALDNIDAIIALIKKSKNPSDAKENLMEQFKLSEIQAQAILEMRLQRLTGLERKKIEDENLEIIKQIALLKSVLESKALRMKIIKDELLELKDRFGDARRTEIFHIVEEFDLEDLIAEEDMVVTISHRGFIKRFPVTGYRRQIRGGKGSTGASNTEEDFVEQLFVASTHHYVLFFTTEGRCYWQKVYDIPQSGRATKGRAIVNLLQLNKNEFVRAAITVRQFDDKHSIVFATKKGIIKKTKLSAFSKPRRGGIAAITIREEDRLIDAKMTDGTQEIILATKKGKAVRFAEKEVRNMGRTAAGVKGVKLASDDQVIGMVTVMRGATLLVVSENGYGKRSNVPDYRITRRGGKGVIAVKTTEKIGKLVSIRCVYETEDLMIITSNGLIIRLPIKTIPIIGRNTQGVRLIRLNPGDKVADVAALMEGEES
- the gyrB gene encoding DNA topoisomerase (ATP-hydrolyzing) subunit B, with product MVVKEKETKLSKQTTYDADKITVLKGLEAVRKRPAMYIGDISQRGLHHLVYEVLDNSIDEAMAGFCNRIYLTIHKDESITVIDNGRGIPVDIHPGMKKPAVEVVMTTLHAGGKFDQSSYKVSGGLHGVGVSVVNGLSEWLKVEVYRDGKIYSIDFKRGKVSTPLRVTGSRKKTGTKIHFLADSKIFSKVSFQYEILIQRIRELAFLNSEVTFYVTDERTDKKEEFHYEGGLIDFIHYSEENKNTIHKQPIYFHGSRDDVDVEIALQYDDSYTENIFSYVNNIPTQEGGTHLVGFKTSLTRTINNYANKNNLLKNDDAALTGEDVREGLTAVISIKVLDPQFEGQTKTKLGNSEVRGIVESICGEKLGLFFEQNPPILKRIVEKCVIAARARDAAKKARELTRRKTSLEGSGLPGKLADCSIRDPEHTEIYLVEGDSAGGSAKQGRDRRFQAILPLKGKILNVEKTRLDKIVANDEIRTLVTALGTGIGTDEFDPEKVRYHKIIIMTDADVDGAHIRTLLLTFFFRYMKELIELGRIYIAQPPLYRIKNGKEEFYAYDDDERDEYFKKVNKKSITIQRYKGLGEMNPDQLWHTTMDPDNRTILQVTIEEAFEADHIFNTLMGDKVEPRRKFIEENAKYVQNLDV
- a CDS encoding DUF721 domain-containing protein, with the translated sequence MVQNNFSAINDIIKNIIKKYELEKIVLEGQTVKEWNNVVGTRISKVTKAIKVSDGKLFVQVLNNSWRTELMLLRLEIKKNINNQVGSDFIKDIIFV
- a CDS encoding DNA replication/repair protein RecF — translated: MILRNLNVENFRNFSSKKYNFCDSINVVYGLNGFGKSNLLEAISVVCLSKSFRTRNDANLIQFQKDNFRLTANIYLDSGIEKNIQIYYDTKLGKQIRIDHSKIESLSELIGSFPIVILTPEDDSITSGPPFERRRFINFVLSQLDKDYFKLLQEYVRILKQRNKILQDAKKSRYKFLDKIEPWDEELFHKSKAISLKRKEFLKDLELYAIPIHKEITSYVENFSISYKPNFDLDLNDYQDFKEVLEKNRNLEIIRGSTIIGPHLDEITFFIDEHEVRKYASRGQHRCFLLSLKIAEFKILRDKKLENPIFLLDDVYSEIDEIREKAVTEYFLELKQIFLSTHQSDISIELKPIYNKKIEYINIQSESFEDKVLEQNN